Genomic DNA from Salvelinus fontinalis isolate EN_2023a unplaced genomic scaffold, ASM2944872v1 scaffold_2029, whole genome shotgun sequence:
ttgaattttcaagttctacccttagacttggcattGATATATTGTCCCCatgaatgacagaacactgagccaatcacagcgcaaagctccgtattttctgctggcttgccccacctccacagaaagcactgagctaggctgaaagacCTGCATTtaggagctgccttactcaagaaaacaaaaagagaccatgtttgtatacgGCTTTATTAACAACTCAATtacatgtttttttacattggttgCAAACAGATCATTTTTTTCTCGCTAAAACTGTGGGGCTCAAAAGAGGTGgctcacctgccctgaatgatgggtcgccactgaACTTATCTCGAACACTGCAGTCCATCTGGGTGTTTAACCTTCCCAAGTTCCCCCATATCACCCTGCTCCTCCGTAcattccactggcttccagtcaaagctcacatccactacaagacaaTGGTGTTTACTTACggtgcagcaagaggaactgccccatctctaccttcaggctatgctcaaaccctgcatcccaacccgagcactcagttctgccacctctggtctcatgGCCGTCCCACTGCTAAAGGAGGTCAAGCTCcctctcagcccagtcaaagcacttctctgtcctggcaccccaatggtggcacCAGCTTCCCTCTGATggtaggacagcagagtccctgcccatctgcccGAAAAGGTCTGAAACCCTACGTCTTTAaataataccccccccccaaaaaaaaatacaaataataacaatattaattcaaataataataatagtaataataatctgacactaatatgaagaactgaatacaaccacaagaaccattcatactgtcagatctaatatgaagaactgaatactAAAGAGAAGAAGAGGTTGACCAGTACATATTCATGTAACTTTATTTTTCATTAGCAGATCAATAAAGTTTGCTTCAATGCAGTTATCCAAACACATTCATGATCAGTAACTAAAATAACTCATCTAGTTTTAAAGAAAATTAATAAACACATGTATTCATTTCATAAACTGTGTCTCATTAAATAAAGTTGTAAAACAATCCCCCCAAACTAGTGGTGAAAAgtgatcatcacaccatctctatctgatacatgttaggggcgtaaggtagcctagtggttagagcattgggccagtaaccaaaaggttgcttgatcaaatccccgaggtgacaaggtaaaaatctgttgttttgcctctgaacaaggcagttaacccactgttcctaggccatcattgtaaataagaattggttcttaactaacttgcctagttaaataaaggttcaataaaaagaGTGTATACTAGCTCTTTCCCACAGAATACTGCAGAGGGACAACGTGGTCCCAGAGCAAAACATATTATATTATACAAAAAGCATCAGtgccactccatttagtatgtttGGTTACATTACATTGGACTACCAATATAAACCAAACatctaaagtgttggtttcatgagctgaaataaaaaaatccagcaatgttccatatgcacaaaaagctaatgtctctcaaatgttgtgcacaactttgtttatatccctgttaatgagcatttcagcctttgtcaagataatccatccacctgacaggtgtggcatatcaagatgctgataaaacagcattatcattacacaggtgcaccttgtgctgggggacaataaaaggccacacaacacaatgtcacagatgtctcaagttcagggaatgtgcaattgtcatgatgactgcaggaatatccaccagagctgttgccagagaactcaatatttatatctctaccataagtcacctctaacgtccttttagagaatttggcagtatatccaaccggcctcacaactgcagatcacatgtaaccacggcagcccaagacttcttcacctgcaggattgtctggagaggggaggggggggggggggggctgagtagtatttctgtctgtaataaagaccttttgtgggggaaaactcatgctaattggctgggcctggctcccaagtccCACCCATGGcgagcccctgcccagtcatgtgaaatccatagattagggccacatttatttcaattgactgatatccTTATACGAACTGTAAATTGCTGTTTAGTATAATACGACTTGTAGGACGTATcgtatgttacgaattacaattcgtattttATTTTACGCATTGCTATTCATACAATATGTTGCGAACTTgtaaaatgtatgatatgttacgaattccaatttgttgttgctAACGTTACTTAGGTTAGGGGTGAGGGGTTTAAGGTAGAGTTAAATGGGTTTCggggaaaggttagctaacatgctaagtagttgcatgctaagctaacatgctaagtaataGCTAAAAGTAGtaggtagttgcaaagttgctaattagctaaaatgctaaagtcctccttgatgagattcaaacacgcaaACTTTGGCTAGAAGTTTGAGTTACACGCCCACCATTccacagagcaggagtaaggcttctctcctgtgtgtatacattGGTGTGTTAAGTTGCTATGGTGAGAAAAACTCACCCAAAAGTCAGAACAGACGTAAGCCGGCATCTCTCATGCGTGTGTTCCCTGATGAACTATTAGCTCAGTTGCTGTtttgaagcattttacacagGCAGAGCAGGAGTATGGCTTCTCTCCTTTATGTATCTGTTGGTGTGTTTTTAAGGTATCAAGCCGAGAGAAACTCACACCACAGTCAGAACAGgagtaaggcttttctcctgtgtgtgttctctgatgaagtTTTAGCTTAgctgatgttgtgaagcattttacacagtcagagcagtaataaggcttctctcctgtgtgtgttctgtgatgAACTGTTAGCAcagttgatgttttgaagcattttccacagtcagcgCAGGAGTATGGCTTCTCCCCTGTATGTATACGATCATGTGATTTTAAGTGGGAAAGTTGCgagaaactagttccacagtcagagcagacgtaaggcttctctcctgagtgtgttctctgatgaacttttagatcagttgatgttgtgaagcattttccacagtcagagcagacgtaaggcttctctcctgtgtgtgttctctgatgaacttttagctcatataatgttttaaaacattttccacagtcagagcaggagtatggcttctcccctgtatgtatacgttcatgtgattttaaATGGGAAAGTTGAGAAAAACTAGTTCCACAGTCAAAgcagacgtaaggcttctctcctgtgtgtgttctctgatgaacttttagctcatttaatgtttttaaacattttccacagtcagagcagtaatacggcttctctcctgtgtgtgttctctgatgaacttttagctcagttgacgttttgaaatattttacacagtcagagcaggagtaaggcttctctcctgtatgtatacgttcatgtgtttttaaggtATAAAATtgggagaaactctttccacagtcagagcagacgtaaggcttctctcccgtgtgtgttctctgatgaactttcagtacatttgatgttttaaaacattttccacagtcagagcaagaATAAGGCTtcgctcctgtgtgtgttctctgatgaacttttagatcacttgatgttgtgaagcattttccacatTCAGAGCAGacgtaaggtttctctcctgtatgtacacgttcatgtgtttttaagtggGAAAATtgagagaaactagttccacagtcagaacagtaataaggcttctctcctgtgtgtatacgttggtGTGCTTGTAAGGTGCCCAGATGAGAGAAACTtgccccacagtcagagcagtaataaggcttctctcctgtgtgtgttctctgatgaacttttagctgagttgatgttttaaaacgttttccacagtcagagcagtaataaggcttctctcctgtgtgtgttctctgatgaagtTTTAGCTGAGTTGATGTTTTgaaacattttccacagtcagagcaggagtaaggcttctctccggtgtgtatttttaggtgtatttttagctttgatagaaATGGGAAAATCTCTTCACAATGTGGGCAGTGATGAGACTTCTTATCTCTCTGATCTTCCTGCTGTTGAtctctggatgtagagaatgtctcaacatggtATCCTGTGAacatcagaagaaccagtcagttggtgtgatatacatgtcaatcaaatgtatttaatgaagccctttttacatcagtagtTTTCACAAAGTGCTTAACAGAAACCCAGCCGAAAATccacaaagagcaagcaatgcagatgtagaagcacagtggccacAAAAAAATCTCTAGAAAGCAGGAAccttggaagaaacctagagaggaaccaggctcagagcgGTGACCATTCCTCTTCTGGCCATAccgggtgacaggtagcctagtggttagagcaaccgaaaggttgcaagatcaaatccctgagctgacaaggtaaaaggtcatccttgaaaataagaatttgttcttaacttacttgcctagttaacctgTTTTCAAAATCACAGACAgcaattaaataaatcacttacctttgaagatcttcctctgattGCAATTCCAAGGGTCCCaggctacacaatgaatggtcgttttgttcgataaagtctttcattatatcccaaaaatgtcagtttagttggcgcgcttgattcagtaattaactcgttcaacatgcacacaaacaaatCCAAAAGGTTACCAGTAAAgttcatccaaacaagtcaaacgatgtttctaattaatcctcaggtattctaatatctaaataaaaaatcatatttaagacggagaatagtctGTTCAATAGCGAAAATAAATAACAAAGAGCGCACTCTCGTTGATGCGCGCAACATGACTACTTTTCTAATGGGGGAcaccttggaaaaactacaaATACCTGAAACCCATTCTAAGGACTggtgatatctagtggaagccataggaactgcaatctgggtcctatctaTTTGTATATCCCATTGGCAAGCATTGAAAAAAACCTGTGACCTCCACAAAAAAAAAATCCGTAAGGATTTTCCTtaaggttttcgcctgccatttcagttcttttatacccacatacattattttaacagttttagaaacttcagagtgttttctatccaatgctatctagtatatgcatatcctagcttctgggcagtttacaggcagtttactttgggcacgccagTCATCTGAAATTCAGGACAATAACCAGTTTGCTAaggaagttaaataaaggtaattcaaaaaaatatatatatatacaaataaatacaCTACCATtagtggtgaaataaatgaatgaattcaaaagattggggtcacttacaaatgtccttgttcttgaaagaaaatttaaaaaattgtccattcaaataatgtcaaaatgatcagaaatacagtgtagtcattgttaatgttgtaaatgaccattgtagctggaaacggctgaagatctcgtacaacgctgtgtactactcccttcacagaacagcgcaaacagtctctaaccagaatagtgtctagaaggccagcatcccggagtcgcctcttcacagttgacgttgagactgttgtattgcgtgtactatttaatgaagctgccagttgaggacttgtgagacgtctgtttctccaactagacactaatgtacttgtcctcttgcccagttgtgcaccggggcctcccactccattttctattctggttaaagccagtttgcgatgttctttgaagggagtagtacacagcgttgtacgagatcttcagtctCGTGGCAATTTCTCgcctggaatagccttcatttctcagaacaagaatagactgacgagtttcagaagaaaggtctttgtttctggccattttgagcttgtaatcgaaCCGACAAATGACCCAgaaactcaactagtctaaagatggccagttttattgcttctttaatcagaaccacagttttcagctgtgctaacataattgcaaaaaggttttctaatgatcaattagccttttaaaatgatcaacttggattagctaacacaacatgccattggatcacaggagtgatggttgctgataatgggcttctgtacacctatgtagatattccaataaaaaaaaaaatcctccgtttccagctacaatagtcatttacaacattaacaatgtctactgtattaatgatcaatttgatgttattttaatggagggAAAAAAAGTAATTTTCTATcaagaacaaggacatttctaagtgaccctagatttttcaacggtagtgtatgtattcaTTTCAGTAGGTTGTATGGGAATGGGGAAAAAATGATTCTGAAACTGGGTAGGAGTCAAAAACTAAAAAGAGGCAAAAGTCGTGAAAATGATGAgctatatcatcctccactcaacatcacaagggttagtaactacacagactcatttcatataaCTTCAAAAACACTGGcagtttgtctacttcacttctttagtctactctctgatcactccagataacccagtgaataaaacaaatgctgGCAATACTGGTGCCATCCAAGTCTCAGTAGCATGAAATAAGATCTACAATttattcaaaaagtattcagaccccttgattttttccacgtcttgttacattacagccttattctaaaattgattaaatcgttttttcttcttctcagcaatctacaaacaataccccataatggcatcacaataccccataatgacatcgcaataccccataatgacagggcaaaaacaggtttttagaaataactgaaatattacatttacgtacgtattcagaccctttacacaatAGTTAGTTGAAGCAcctctggcagcgattacagcattgagtcttgttgggtatgaagctacaagcttggcacacctgtatttggggagtttctcccattcttctctgcagatcctctcaagctctgccagtttggatgaggagcgtctctgcaaagctattttcaggtctctccagagatgtttgatcgggttcaagtccgggctctggctgggccactcaatgacattgagacttgtaccgaagcccctcccacgttgtcttggctgtgtgcttagggtcgttgtactgttggaaggtgaaccttcaccccagtctgaggtcccagCGCTCTCAAgttggttttcatcaaggatctttctatactttgctacgttcatcagtcccttgatcctgactagtcacccagtccctgccgctgaaaaacatccccacagcatgctgctgccaccaccatgcttcaccgtagggatggtgaccgGTTAgttccagacatgacgcttggcattcaggccaaagagttacattttggtttcatcagaccagagaatcttgtttctcatggtcagagtcatttaggtgccttttgacgaactccaagcggactgtcatgcgccttttactgagcagtggcttccatctgggcaCTCTACATAGAGGAAGAgttccaaagaggaactctggagctctgtcagagtgaccatcgggttcttggccacctccctgaccaaggcccttctcccccgattgctcagtttggccgggtggccagatctaggaagagtcttggtggttccaaacttcttccattgaaggatgatggaggcctctgtgttcttggggacctttaatgctgcagaaatgttttggtaccggtccccagatctgtgccgacacaatcctgtcacggagctctacggacaaatccttCCACCTCATGAATTGGTTTTTTAccttgacatgcactgtcaactgtgggaccttacatagacaggtgtgtgcctgtccaaatcatgtccaatcaattgaatttaccacaggtggactccatgttgtagaaacatctcaaggatcatctcatagcaaagggtctggaaaaacttacgtaaataagaaatccttatcatttttttttttttaatttgcaagaatttcttaaaacctgtttttgctttgtcattatggggtattgtgtgtagattgacgaggaaaaacatgtaatcaattttagaataaggctgtaacgtaccaaaACGGGAAAAATGGGAAGGGGTCTGACAGTgccctcggaaagtattcagaccccttgactttttccacattttgttatgttacagccttattctaaaattagatACAAAAATatcatcagcaatctacacacaataccccataatgacaaagctaaaacaagtttagacatttttgcattctttttttttttaaacaagagactcaaaattgagttcagatgcatcctgtttccattgatcatcctagagatgtttctacaacttgatatataaaatattaaatatccactactgttcaaatgtttggggtcacttagaaatatccttgttttgaaagaaaagcacattgtttgccaattaaaataacatcaaattgaataGAAATACAGTCaagacattgttattgttgtaaatgactattgtagctggaaacggcagatattttatggaatatctacataggcgtacagaggcccattatcagcaaccatcactcctgtgatccaatggcatgttgtgttagctaatccaagtttataattttaaaaggctaactgatcattagaaaacccttttgaattcatgttagtacagctgaaaactgtggtgctcattaaagaagcaataaaactggcctttgcaactctgccaagaaggccagcatcccggagtcgcctcttcactgttgacgatgAGACTGGagttaagtgaccccaaacttttgaattgagctcaggtgcatcctgtttccattgatcatccttgagatgtttctacaacttgatatagaaaatattaaatatatatgtatgagATATAAATCATCAGGATGTGGTAGTCTACTGGTTATGTTCATCACTTCTCCAATCGTTGTTGAGATCTGATATTCTGTGCAGCAAACAAATTATAATTCAATATTGACAGTAATGATGCCATGGCCTATTTTGAAATGTGATATGCCTAACAAGGTGATTGAGGGCATTAAACATTTTCAACGTTCTTAAAACAATGTGTGGGAAAAGGCAGGCGTTAcaagttttaaaatgttttgctttGCTGTGAAGTCTTGAGGTGTTCAGGGATGTGTGATGTCAGAATTACAGAATTCAACCTAGCAATAGACTGGGTCATAACTTATGGAGGTCTAATATATGAAGATAACTTATGGATAGAACCAGCTCTTACCATGACTAACAGTTGTCctaatcttctcctcctcttctttctcatctttaatgttgacattcagctccagtgtttgactgcagtcctccagcttcactgatgccatctctggatcctgcagtgcaaacttggctccactgtcacaatcaggacccagtgactgtaggtgtggaaggagagtggcaggatgggtttgtcctcactgttgatgttaccggcctcagacttaatctgagtcagcctgtagtaataaagacaaacggacacaaaagttattttcttgacagttctggcactTTATTCTGTAAAAATATTTTCTCTTTTTTCTTGTTCAATTATCTCATTTCAGTAAATCAGGTAGCTAATCCTTGACAAAACATTCATTCACATTAGACACAAAGTACACATTTTAAATTGCATAACATAAGAGCACTTAATCTATAGTAGATTTCCTAAATTCACATAAATGCATAAATGACTCAAAAACCATTTAGTACAAAATTGCAGTATGTTGTAGGCAGTACTATGTAAACATTTTTATGAATACCcttgtcttcactgtattatttCACTCACAAAAAACAATTTTATTTCCCattcatgtaacagtataactttagtacgtcccctcgccccgacctcgggcgcgaaccagggaccctctgcacacatcaacaacagtcacccacgaagcatgaGTCACCCACGAAGTCACccacccatcgctccacaaaagccgcagcccttgcagagcaaggagaaaaccctacttcaggtctcagagcaagtgacgtaaccgattgaaatgctattagcgcgtacccgctaactagctagccatttcacattcgtTACACTCACACCATAGTAAGAATTATCAGGGTTCGTAcagtggcaagtcaaattcaaggacttaCCGGTGAGTACTTTTTCAAGCACTAATATTTATTTACTTGTAGCACCTTGTGCAAACCCTGAAATATAGATAAATATAGAAACAACTGAATGTGTCTGAATATTAGTACACATGTAAAGGACTGATAATCATTACATTCAGCTTCAAAACTGTAGAGCAACTGAAATGTTCTCTCTCTGATGAGGCACTACCTGCACTGAAGTCCGTTGATGCAGACCTCCTATGGTATcatggcggtccgcaaacaaacATTTAAGGTCCATGTCTGTCTAATTCTGTACAAAGAAAATAAACCAAGGAATCCCTATTAACTTCTACCACACCCTCCCCTTCCCCAAAAACCCTCCCACACCCCCAATAAACTGTATCAATAGATCCATTTCTGTGTTTGCAAACATTGGGGTTTATATCATGCTGAGACAATCCACCCCCAGGATATCCAGCTTATCAAAAACCATACCGACAGTAACATCTGTTACCCCCAACAACTCTGCTGCAGTTTACAAGATAACTTTAAACCTGGTATTTCTGCTTTACACAATCCAAGTGTTGATGACCTTACCAATGAAAGCATGTCAGGACTAGTAGAAAGACCagttctgacagtaggtcctcttactacgggaccaaccatggaagctccatcagtctgacagtaggtcctctcaCTACATaaccagccatggaagctccatcagtctgacagtaggtcctcttactacgggaccaaccatggaagctccatcagtctgacagtaggtcctcttactacgggaccagccatggaagctccatcagtctgacagtaggtcctcttactacgggaccagccatggaagctccatcagtctgacagtaggtcctctcaCTACATaaccagccatggaagctccatcagtctgacagtaggtcctcttactacaagACCAGCCATGAAaaatccatcagtctgacagtaggtcctcttactacaagaccagccatggaagctccatcagtctgacagtaggtcctcttactacaagaccaaccatggaagctccatcagtctgacagtaggtcctctcaCTACATaaccagccatggaagctccatcagtctgacagtaggtcctcttactacaagACCAGCCATGAAaaatccatcagtctgacagtaggtcctcttactacaagaccagccatggaagctccatcagtctgacagtaggtcctcttactacaagaccaaccatggaagctccatcagtctgacagtaggtcctcttactacaagaccagccatggaagctccatcagtctgacagtaggtcctcttactacgggaccagccctggaagctccatcagtctgacagtaggtcctcttactacagaACCAGCCATGAAaaatccatcagtctgacagtaggtcctcttactacaagaccagccatggaagctccatcagtctgacagtaggtcctcttactacaagACCAGCCACTTGGCACATATTTTCACTCAACAGCTACATGTTCCATTCTATGGCATTTAAAAAGACTGTGATGATTCTCCGTTGCTGCTCCAgtgtcaactgttctgcctgcggctatggaagcctgacctgttcaccagacgtgctgttttcaactctctagagacagcaggagcggtagagatactctgaatgatcggctatgaaaagccaactgacatttactcctgaggtgctgacctgttgcaccctcgacaaccactgtgattattattatttgacactgcttgtcatctatgaacatttgaacaacttggccatgttctgttataatctccagccagaagaggtctggccacccctcgtagcctggttcctctcaaggtttcttcctaggttctggcctttctaaggagttttccctagccactgtgcttctacaccttgctgtttggggttttaggctggttttctgtacagcactttgtgacatcagccgatgtaagaagggctttataaatacatttgattggttgattgatgaggCTGGGTCAAAATCTCTGACATTGAAGCTAAGGAATCCTATTCTGTACTTTTCCAGACAAAACCTTCTCAAACCTCAACAGCACTGATAAGCTTTCACTTCTTTAACCCTCTTTCCTACTGATCAACCTTTAGGCTTCAACCACTCTGTCTCCTTCACATGTTCTTTAACAATATCATCCATGGACATAGATATTGGGATCTCAGATTACTCCCTTCAATTTAGCATAAACTCCAGGGTCATGGATTCTGAGCTTCATCCCATTATGAATTTCCAATTGAATAATCTTCCCTTGCTGAACCTGACTAGCACAAGATATTAACAATCTACCatcttaaatgttttatttcacctttatttaaccaggtaggctagttcagAAAACGTTCTCCTTTACACGGACACGGCCCAGATTAACTTCACCTCTCTTTTTTATGGCCTTGGTTAATCAGATAGGGTGTAAATGAGGCCCTGTTGTCTCctcaaacaccatcccaactttcCACTGTGACACATTACTCCTCTGTTCTTCCTGTCTTTCCACTACAGACCATTCACATTCTAGGCCCTCATCCTCCCGCTCCATATG
This window encodes:
- the LOC129850443 gene encoding zinc finger protein OZF-like, producing MASVKLEDCSQTLELNVNIKDEKEEEEKIRTTVSHGYHVETFSTSRDQQQEDQRDKKSHHCPHCEEIFPFLSKLKIHLKIHTGEKPYSCSDCGKCFKTSTQLKLHQRTHTGEKPYYCSDCGKRFKTSTQLKVHQRTHTGEKPYYCSDCGASFSHLGTLQAHQRIHTGEKPYYCSDCGTSFSQFSHLKTHERVHTGEKPYVCSECGKCFTTSSDLKVHQRTHTGAKPYSCSDCGKCFKTSNVLKVHQRTHTGEKPYVCSDCGKSFSQFYTLKTHERIHTGEKPYSCSDCVKYFKTSTELKVHQRTHTGEKPYYCSDCGKCLKTLNELKVHQRTHTGEKPYVCFDCGTSFSQLSHLKSHERIHTGEKPYSCSDCGKCFKTLYELKVHQRTHTGEKPYVCSDCGKCFTTSTDLKVHQRTHSGEKPYVCSDCGTSFSQLSHLKSHDRIHTGEKPYSCADCGKCFKTSTVLTVHHRTHTGEKPYYCSDCVKCFTTSAKLKLHQRTHTGEKPYSCSDCGVSFSRLDTLKTHQQIHKGEKPYSCSACVKCFKTATELIVHQGTHA